In Betta splendens chromosome 3, fBetSpl5.4, whole genome shotgun sequence, the genomic window AGACACAAAAGCATCAGGGAAGGAGCTTAACGGGAAGAACTGGGCCAAACTTTGTAAAGACTGCAAGATCACTGATGGCAAGAATGTCACCAGCACAGATGTGGACATTGTCTTCACTAAAGTCAAGTGAGTCTGCAACATCAGATATGCAACATGCATCttgtgaatgagtgtgtgaatgtcttCCACAATATTGTATTTACAGTTATGTGCTCTATTTTTGGATTGCACAGATATTTGTAGAATAAATTTACATAATGCAGTTTTTATAATCTTATAACTCCAACTGCAGTGACGTTCATCAATGTTTGTGCACAGACAAAAGACATCCAGAATGATGACATACGAGGAGTTTCAGAGAGCTCTGGAGGAGCTGGCTCCAAAGaggttcaaaggtcaaagtAGAGAGGAGGCGCTGCAGTCCATCTTCAAACTAGTGGAAGGCAAAGAGCCCAGCAATGTGGGAGTAACGGTGAGACAAGACGTGGTGTGAAACCTCTGTGTTTGCTGTAGTTACAGTTTGAAGCTTGAATCACTTCGAGTGAGGATGTGGTTGCCAGGTTTGTACACAAGCCACAAAAATCTGCCAAAAGAACAAATCTAGgtatgaaacatttttaatcaCATATTATATGACACATTAAAAAACtatactttttttaaaaactatattatgacacttttttcacCATATATTGTACTatgatatgttttttttacgATACTATGGAATTTTTTTCATGAAACCTATACCAATATTTTTCATCTCAAACTATACTGTGCCACTTTTTTCATCAAACACTATGCCATAGCATTGTCATGAAAATATAATATCGTAAGACGCACAAT contains:
- the tppp3 gene encoding tubulin polymerization-promoting protein family member 3, with the protein product MAESADMDQLLTSFKRFAVHGDTKASGKELNGKNWAKLCKDCKITDGKNVTSTDVDIVFTKVKQKTSRMMTYEEFQRALEELAPKRFKGQSREEALQSIFKLVEGKEPSNVGVTKVAKAGAVDRLTDTSRYTGSHKERFDESGKGKGREGREEIVENTGYVGAYKHAGTYDNKLKTEK